A segment of the Nostoc sp. TCL26-01 genome:
TTTGACAGGATGCGATTCTATCATGGTCGCTGGTGGGAGCCGTTAACTTTTCTCAAAGGTCAATTTAGCGGTATGGTATCCAATCCACCCTACATTCCCAGCGAAATTGTATCTACCCTACAACCAGAAGTAGTAAACCATGAACCACATTTGGCTTTAGATGGCGGTGTTGATGGCTTAGATGATATTCGTCATTTAATAGAAATTGCCCCCAGTTATTTGCAATCTGGGGGTATTTGGTTAATTGAAATGATGTCTGGACAGGCAGATACTATCCGGTCATTGTTGGAAGCTCAAGGTAGTTATTGTCACATTCAAATTCACACTGATTTGGCAGGTATTGAACGTTTTGCTCTAGCTTATATTCAGTAATACAGCGTGAGTTCGACGACTGGAAAAAACCCCTCTCCAAACCTCTCCCCTAAAAGGAGAGAGGCTTTAAAACCTTGATTTTTCGTTGATATTTTATGTTTTTGACTGCCCTCTCCGCGTCGGAGAGGGCAGGGTGGTTTCATACGAAAAAAGAAAAATACATACATCTTGATTTGTCGCTTTGTAGCAGAAGTTTTGACCCCTCTCCAAACCTCTCCCCCACGGGGGGAGAGGCTTTGAAACAAAGTTTTGTTTTTTCTCTGTTTGTATGAAACCACCCTGCCTCTCCGCGTCGGAGAGGGGGGAGAGGTCAAAAAAGACTTGTCGAACTCACGTTAATACAGCAGAATTCAGAATTAAGGAGTCAGAATTCAGTGAAACAGTAGAGACGTTGCATTGCAACGTCTCTACATAATTTATGTGTATCATGATTAGCGTGAAATGGTATGAATTGGGAATTGATCAAGCATCACTCTCTACGTCCTGAGAATTATCATTACTTTCATTGCTCGTGGTTTGCTTCAAGTCTACAGCCGCAGCTTGAATATTTTTAGCAGAGTTTTGAAAATCCTCTCCAGCCGCGTGGATATCTTTAGCTGAAATCTGAAAATTTTCTCCAGCTTCTTTTAGTTTATTGGCGGTTTCTGGTAACAAGGTAGATTCTGCTCTGTGGATAATGTCACCAGCTAATCGTTCACTAAAACCAACTACAAATGCCAGTGAGAAGAAGAAATAATATTTAATTTCGTTATCTTCTGAAGATTGATTTGATTCTGGAACTCGTACTGTGGAAATGATATTAGAGTTGACGATTGTAAATACCAATATCCCAAAAGCTGTACCAATTAAAGGCTTGGCAAAACCAACTAAAATAGGAGCAGCCGAACCTTTATAAGCACTATCACGATATTGTTTTAATCTTAGTAAAATGCTAATTATACTGCCAAATGTCCCGGCTATACCAGATACCAAGACTAGAGTGTATCTTTCAAAAAATAACTGAGTTTCAGTTGGTTCTAGTTTGTTCAGTCGCTCGGAAATTTTGACTGGACGAGAGTTATTTACTGATGGCGACAAATTGATATTAGTGGCGATCGTTAACATCCCCGCAATAAGTAAGGAGCCAGGAACAGCAATTGTATAGAGTGGTAGAGCCATTGCCAGTCCCAGTAATACTTTAGTTGGTGCTGACCATTCCCGAACAGCTTGCTTAAAAAAATTGATCAGCCAACCCCCAGATTTTTTACTATTTAAAAAATACTCTATGCCGTATCTAATATTTTTAGCAAAAACTATTTTTTGGGTTTTGCCAGTCAGGAGAAAAGATATTGCTAACTTAATGGAATTCAGTTTAGACCGAAGAATTATACACTCAGATATATATTTATTTTTATGTCTTTGAATTTTAGCAATATGTTCTCCTAAATGTTGTAATAATATGACTTGATTGGCTATTTCTTCCTGAATTTCTTCAAAAATAAAATAACTCGGTTCCGATAATATCAGGTTATTATCTTTCTCTAAACTAATGTTTGTCGCTTGAAATTTACTCTCTACTTGTTGAATCAGTTCGTTAATATCTTCGTGTAATTGCTTAAGTATCTCTTGGCATTCTTTTTGCTCTTCTTTAAAAATCATCCGCTTGCTCACTTTGTAGTCATTAGTCAATAGTCATTAGTCATTAGAGGACGTTTGAAAAGTCTGTTTCTTTGTCATGTTGAATGCAGCGTAGCGGAATGAAACATCTCGGTATGTGCCACAAAACCTAGATTCTTCCTGACGCTCCGCTCCAGTCAGAATAACATTTTTATACCTACTGAAACTTTTCCAACACCCTCTTAGTATTCCCTCACTCTTCACTTAGCTTTCATTTATTAAGGAATGAAAACTAATGTTAAATAATGCTGCAAAATCGGGGTTTTTCTTGAATTTAGTTCGGAAATATCCCGATGATGTTCTCAATCATTCATAAAATTTCAGGAGCTAATCAGGTGTTAACTTCAACCTTACTTGCTGCTGCAACCACACCCCTGGAATGGAGTCCCACGGTAGGTATTATTATAATTATCGCCAATATCATTGCGATCGCTTTTGGTAAGTCCTCCATCAAGTATCCCAGTTCAGAACCAGCTTTACCTTCAGCTAATCTTTTTGGTGGTTTTGGTTTACCCGCATTGTTGGCGACTACTGCTTTCGGTCATATTCTAGGGGTAGGTATTGTTCTAGGTTTGCACAATCTAGGCAGAATCTAGGATCAAAAGCATCAGCCAAGATACTATTGGCTATTTGCTGATTAATTGGTGTGTCTAGTTACACCATGTTGTATTAGATTAATACCAAAATTGGCTTCAGTTGATTTTTGTTGTGTCTGTATCTCTGAGCCAGAGAGTTAATTCTCTGGTTCTTTTTTGTTGAAAATAGCACACCAAAGTCTTTAAAATAAAACCTTTGTTGGCTGAAAAGGCATTTTTCTGATTATGAGTAATCAAGCTCCTATTCCAGTAATTATTAATGGTGCTGCTGGTAAGATGGGTCGTGAAGTGGTGAAAGCAGTAGCTGCTGCTCCAGACTTAAATTTATTGGGTGCAATTGACCGCAGTCCAGCATATCAAGGTCAAGATGCTGGGGAACTGGCGGGTTTGAGTGAACCTTTGGAAGTACCAATTACTGACCAACTAGAACCAATGTTGGGGTATGTGGCTGGCGAAAGACAGGGGCCGCCAGGGGTGATTGTAGATTTTACTCACCCTGATTCAGTTTATGATAATGTGCGGAGTGCGATCGCCTACGGAATTCGTCCGGTTGTCGGCACGACTGGGTTAAGTCCTGAACAAATTCACAATTTAGCTGACTTTGCCGAAAAGGCTAGTACTGGTTGTCTCATCATTCCCAACTTTTCTATTGGGATGGTGTTGTTGCAACAAGCAGCTGTCACAGCATCACAGTATTTTGATCATGTAGAAATTATTGAACTACATCACAATCAAAAAGCTGATGCGCCTAGTGGGACTGCGATTCAGACAGCCCAGTTGCTAGCGGAAATGGGTAAAACATTTAACCCTGCTATTGTCGAGGAAACGGAGAAAATACCAGGAGCCAGAGGTAGTTTAGCGGGAGAAGGGATTAGAATTCATAGTATCCGCTTACCTGGACTGATAGCCCATCAAGAAGTAATTTTTGGCTCACCTGGACAAATTTATACATTACGCCATGATACAAGCGATCGCGCCTGCTATATGCCAGGGGTTTTGTTGGCAATTCGCAAGGTCTTACAATTAAAGTCGTTAGTGTATGGTTTAGAAAAGATACTATAAACTTCAAACTCCTTACTCCTCACTCATGTTAGTTCCCCTAACTCGCCAGAAACTTGAACAACTCATTCCCTTGATTGCCACCGGACTACAGTACAAATATTACTGGGGAAAGTTTGCCAATTTTTTGCAGCGCCTATTAATCTCGGTAGTGGCAATAGTTGTCATATTACTAATCAGATCCGTTTTTGGGTTGGAATTTGGCCTGATTATGTTTTTTCTGGGAGTATTCGGTGCAATGTTTTGGCTGTGGTATCCAGTGTTTCAGGCCAGTCTCCGCAATTCAAAATGCCGCCGTTACAAATATGGTGGTTTTTTCCGTGGTCGAATTCTGGATTGGTGGATTAGTGATAAGTTGATGGGTAAACAAGAAACAGTCAACAGTAAAGGTGAATTGGTAATTGTCGAAAACCGAGAAAAACGCATCAATATAGAAGTAGGCGATGACACCGGATTTAGCATCGAGTTAGAAGCACCGTTACGTCCTATTCATAAAGCGATTACCCGTGGTCAAATTGCGGAGATGATTGTCCTATCAAATCGACCCGATTTGAGCAGCATCGAAGAATTTAGCGATGTTTATATTCCTAGTCAAAACATCTGGATAAGTGACTATCCGTTTCTGAGGAGAGATTTTTTTAACGAAGTCAGCAGCCGTTTACGCGAAGATTCACAAGACAGGCCACGCCGTCGCCGTCGGAGAAGGGAAGAGAGGGAATAATTTGTAATTCGTAATGACGCGACGCTCCTGCGTCGCTAACGCTGCGCTATCGCGGACTCGCTACCGCTACGCTAACGTAATTCGTAATGCCCTACAATAAAGCTCTAGTCTCTAGCCTCGCTTCACCCATTTCTATTTTGACCGTAGGCTTGCCATGCTAAGTCTATCAGACCGTCGGCGATCGCTGCTGCGACAACTGCATTACCTTTAGAGCTGTCAATTGTAATGTTGGGGACTAGAGAATCTTGTAAGCGCTTTTTCGCGTCTTCCACATCCATCAATCCTACAGGAGTGGCAATTATTAACGCTGGTTGAATTTCTTCAGCTTCAATTAAATCTACCAGTGCAGTTAATGCTGTTTGTGCTTGACCGACAATAAAAATTCCCTCTGGATATTGTTTAGCTAAAGTTTCAATTCCCCAAGCCGCACGAGTTTTTTCTGGTTGGGGACGAGTCAAAGCCTCAATACTGCAATAAACCGGATTAGCAAAAGTATTCTGCACATCATAGGCAATACCTGTTTGCACCATCGGCACATCCACCACAATAGCAGCACGTGCCGCTAATGCTGCCGCCCCAGCTTGTAAAGCACGCTCAGAAAACCTGATTAAAGACTGATACTCAAAGTCAGCCGTAGCATATATGACCCGTCGGACAATTTCATACTCTGCCGGTGAGAAAACATGATCACCAATCTGAGCATCAATAATTGCTAAACTTTGAGCATCTGTGACGTGCCATTCCATAACTATAATTATTCAGTTCTGAGAGACTAGCTTTCAGCTTATCAGGAAAGGGGTTAGGGACGAGGGGAGCAGGGGAGCAGGGGAGCAGGGGAGATGAGGGGATGGGGAGCAAAGAGTAATAAATAATTTTTTCCCTTGTCCCCTTGTCCCCTTGTCCCCCCACTCAGCACTCCCCACTCCTCACTTAAGATGACGTATCAGAAGAAGGACGATTAAACACAGGTGACAAGAAAGCAACTAAAGCTCCAATAAAGAAGCCGGAGACGTTGCGGAATACAGGTAACCAATCACTAGTACGGGTGACTACAGGGCCGATACCAAAAGCTAGAAACAAAATTCCCCACAAGGGTGAAAAAATTAAAGCCCATTGCCAAGCAAAAACTTGTCCTTCTGTGCGCGGTTGAGCTGCAAAACCACAAATAATCCCACCAATGATAGAACTAATTAAAGTTAAAATCCACTGTTCCCTTGGTAGTCCAGGAACAACGTTGCAACCGCCTTTGAGTAAGCAGCCTTTGACTGAATCTAAAGCTTGTAAAATTGCTTGATCTTCACCTTGTTCGCGGACAAAATATAAGTTCCCAAAGCGAGTTTGTAGTTCTATCCAGAAAGTCCGGGGAAGCAGATCATAAACTGCATCTCCAACACTAAAACTGAGAATGTTACCGCCACGAGAATCTGCTACCAAGAGAATACTTTTGTCATCTAAACCCCAGTAATTTATGACTGCGCGTCCTGGAGTGCGGTCATACTGAGTTAAGACGCGCAGTTTCCAGCCTGTATCAGTTTCAAATTGTTCTATGTCCTTGACTAGTTTTTCTTCTTGCGGATCAGGTAAGGATTTAGCCAAGTCTACTACTGGGGTAAAAAACTTGGGTAACAAGTCAGGATTATCGTAAGCCAGAGCAGAGGGAGAGTGCATTACCCAAACTGACCCAGCTAAGAAAAATACTGTAATAGATACTAAAATGTGTCGCCAAAAACGAGACTGCATGGACGTTCTTATACAAATATCAACAGTAGAAGTGAACAAGTTGTTTTAAAAGCCAGTGAGAAAAGTGATACTTTGTTACACTTGTTTACTTTACTCTAATCTTGGTGATGAAAGCAAAGATTCTCTGGGTTACTGCATTAGACATCTGGTAGAAATTAATTCTACGTTGCCCGAAATCCTTGTAGAGACGTTGCAGTGCAACGTCTCTACATTCATTTTCACCAGATGTCTATTCAATATAGAAAAACTCCCCTACATCTTACGAAAGTAGGGGAGCTGTTTCTTCGCTGAACGCGACCAGCCCAATAGGCTGCTAATCGAGGATTGTTATGTCACTGAATCGTTAATTAAACGCCTGCACCAGTAGCTTGGCTACCTAA
Coding sequences within it:
- the psaK gene encoding photosystem I reaction center subunit PsaK, which gives rise to MLTSTLLAAATTPLEWSPTVGIIIIIANIIAIAFGKSSIKYPSSEPALPSANLFGGFGLPALLATTAFGHILGVGIVLGLHNLGRI
- the dapB gene encoding 4-hydroxy-tetrahydrodipicolinate reductase; translation: MSNQAPIPVIINGAAGKMGREVVKAVAAAPDLNLLGAIDRSPAYQGQDAGELAGLSEPLEVPITDQLEPMLGYVAGERQGPPGVIVDFTHPDSVYDNVRSAIAYGIRPVVGTTGLSPEQIHNLADFAEKASTGCLIIPNFSIGMVLLQQAAVTASQYFDHVEIIELHHNQKADAPSGTAIQTAQLLAEMGKTFNPAIVEETEKIPGARGSLAGEGIRIHSIRLPGLIAHQEVIFGSPGQIYTLRHDTSDRACYMPGVLLAIRKVLQLKSLVYGLEKIL
- a CDS encoding phosphate ABC transporter permease, with protein sequence MLVPLTRQKLEQLIPLIATGLQYKYYWGKFANFLQRLLISVVAIVVILLIRSVFGLEFGLIMFFLGVFGAMFWLWYPVFQASLRNSKCRRYKYGGFFRGRILDWWISDKLMGKQETVNSKGELVIVENREKRINIEVGDDTGFSIELEAPLRPIHKAITRGQIAEMIVLSNRPDLSSIEEFSDVYIPSQNIWISDYPFLRRDFFNEVSSRLREDSQDRPRRRRRRREERE
- a CDS encoding precorrin-8X methylmutase, coding for MEWHVTDAQSLAIIDAQIGDHVFSPAEYEIVRRVIYATADFEYQSLIRFSERALQAGAAALAARAAIVVDVPMVQTGIAYDVQNTFANPVYCSIEALTRPQPEKTRAAWGIETLAKQYPEGIFIVGQAQTALTALVDLIEAEEIQPALIIATPVGLMDVEDAKKRLQDSLVPNITIDSSKGNAVVAAAIADGLIDLAWQAYGQNRNG
- a CDS encoding TPM domain-containing protein, whose protein sequence is MQSRFWRHILVSITVFFLAGSVWVMHSPSALAYDNPDLLPKFFTPVVDLAKSLPDPQEEKLVKDIEQFETDTGWKLRVLTQYDRTPGRAVINYWGLDDKSILLVADSRGGNILSFSVGDAVYDLLPRTFWIELQTRFGNLYFVREQGEDQAILQALDSVKGCLLKGGCNVVPGLPREQWILTLISSIIGGIICGFAAQPRTEGQVFAWQWALIFSPLWGILFLAFGIGPVVTRTSDWLPVFRNVSGFFIGALVAFLSPVFNRPSSDTSS